caaacatttacattatttttttttaaataaatatgtaatTAGATAATGACAAGCCAGGTATTCctgaaaaaaatggaataatGAAGATATAAaagtgaatgtttttcttacggTCTAGCTTTCTCAGACGGACTTTGCATTGCTTCATTGACAAGCCATTCAGTGCTtaacaaaagaagagaaaaacaattaATCATAGAATTTTATGCCACAAGATCTGTTTAGCTTTGTTGTACGTCCATGGATATAACAGttcaacaaatcaacatgtgcTTGCATCAAAACAGAGACACTGTACGGACTCTGCTCACCTTGCTTGTCCTTGGTGCTGCTGTCAGACAGAACGTCAGAGTCACTTGACGATACGGCGTCACTTTCACTGACCAGTGGCGTCTTTAAATCCTTGAAAACCTTGAAACATAAAGCAAGTGGACAAGAATAACGATGAAGTTATTTACAAAAGCTAAACATGGAAATAGAAGTTAACATCGCAGCGCCTTCGTTCTCTCACCTGAGTGAAAAACCGCGGCGCCTCAAGCGGAGGACATGGAAAAGACAGGAGGGTCAGAACAAGCCTTCTGAACATCGACGTCGGCTTGGTTTCCTTCAACACAGCGGCCCAGTGCTCCTCCAGTGAGACCTCTGTTGAGATATGCTCCCTTCCCTCTTCattctctccctcctccgccAGCTGATAATCAAGGAATTCACCCTTGAGCTGCTCGACCTcggaggaggagcggcagaCACCCAGCTTGGCGCTGAGCTCCTCCACGGCTTTCCCCGTCACTTTCAGCCGGCTCTGAGGGTTGAGCAGCTGAGCGATGCTCCTCAGCATCCAGTCACTCAGGGGCAGCTCTTGCGCGATGCAACCAGTGACCGCGATGTAGAAGGACAACGCTTCCTTCCTGAGCTGCGGCAGCGCCTCTGCAGCCTTGGACTTCACCAGGAGGTCCTCCACAGCTTTCCCACCCAGATTGAATTCGCCGCTTGAAAGgtggaattttttatttttaaggatCTGAGCCTCACGTTCCTTGAGGAAACGACTGGCGGCTTGGGAATGGAGGAAATAGGAAGTGTAGGTGGACAGCAGGCTACTGGCTTCTTCTAGCAGGAGCACCATGTCAGCCCGGGATGTTCCCTGCGTTTGCTTCTGAAAGCTGTGCAGAGGCTTTAAGGCCTGCTCCAGGAACATCAGCGTGGCCTTGACTTTGGGATCCTTCAGCTGGGAACAGATCAACTTTGCCTTGTCATCATCTTTTTGGCAAGAATCGAAGTGCGCTGTGAGATCTGTCCACATCTCCAAGAGTTTTGTGACTAACGGGTAAAACGTAAGGCAGCTGGCGTTGGGATTAAATGGCATGCTGTCCTGACTGATATCCGAGTCAAACAGGGCCTTGAGGTTGTCACTCttgaaagagctggaggagtgaTACGCGTGAaggttctccatcagctcctgAGCCAGTTTGGAGAACTCCTCCACACCAGCATGAAAAGCAGCATCAGCAATGGTGTACAGACCTCCGAGGGCCAATATGTTTGCGTTGAGCTCCCTGAGCTGTGAACAGATCTCCTCTGAAGCTGCATCGTTACCGCTGAGATAAACGGCAACCAGGTTATCTGTGGATAACTCAAATTTCTTCAAGATCTCCACCACTGCAGCTGCCGTCTGATCTGCTGCGCCGTCCACTGAAGGAACCGCATCGACGAATCGGACGCAGTGACTGGAGGCTTCAACGTCAAAGAATCCCACCAGGATCACAGAGGCAGTGTCGTCCTGTCCCACGCTCACCCCTCCAtaaatgtaaacacaatacGGAGAATTCCCACAAGCAGATACGACATCTTTTGGGTACTGCAACCCCAGTTTGTAGCGCGCAAAACGTCTGGACTCCTGCTCGTCATTCGTAGACTCGGCGTGAGAGTGGTAGCAAATAAACTGAACGGCGGCATCACTGCAAGGCAATGGCTCAGAGATTTCACTTTGGATAGCTAGATTACTGTAAATAAATGcccttttcttgtgtttgtttgttcccATGTGTCGTTTAAGTTCCATGGGGCCTTTGAAAAATGTGCTTAGGTTGTTTTTACAGCAGGAGCAGTAAGTATAATGCTCTCCAATAGGGCTACGCTCAGCCCATGCAAAAGTTTCCTTCCACTCTTCAGTGTAGGGGAATTTTTTAGGAGTCATTGCTTTGCCATTTTCCTCTGCTTTCGAATCCCCTTGGGATTTTcctgagaaaattaaaaaataaaatgaatatatcACTACATGAGTGCTGCATGTACAATGCTGAGTTTGCATTGCATTGTAAGAGCTTGTTATCAAAGTGAAAGAAGGTCTTAAATTACACTTACGTGTCGTCGGGGATGCCAGAGCAGAGCTGTCCTGAGCTTTCACATCGTCACATTCTTCACTTTTCACATTTGCAGCGTAGACAGCTTTAAACCAATTGAGGACCTCAGAGCTGcttttgacatttctttttataaGGTCTTCAACTGGAAGGATCTGTAGTAAAAACATACGGGACatgacaacaaagacaaaagagCTGCAAGTCAAATTCAAGTTCAGCTATTAAGATATAAATTTATATCAAAGTAAAGGTTTGATAAAATTTGTCTCTTCTTCACTCTAGAAGTGGTATTTAGTTGACGATTCGCTGATGTACATCATGTTGAGATTTTGTCCCCTTCCACTCACGTTGTGACACTTCTACTACCCACAATTCCCTTTACCCATTTAATCTAAGAAATCCATCAGAGCCAGGGCACATACCCTTGTAATACCACTCTTGGTGAAGGCCTCCTGCAGGAGATTAAAGTTGTGCTTACAGTCCTCTTCACTCTCCGCATCCAGCTTCACCTGGTTCTGGTCAACTGATCCAGGAAGAATGCAGTCCATTATCTGACAGTAGCATGCACCTGTTGGATCAAACATAGGTGATTCAAATATAAGGAAAACTGAAGTGACAACCAGTTTGATACAAAACAGTTTGATTTACAAGTACAGACCCATGAATTTACAGCCTGTCACTGAGACGAGTGACTAAAATGAGCCCCAAAAAGTGCTTGAAAGGACAACTGACATTGACAGTGATAAATCACCTGAGCTCGTCTCCTGCACATCTTTGAAGCTGGTCTTCAGCAGCTTGTTGATCCAGGTCACCAATTCCAAACTGCTGAGTTTGTCAGGGAAGGACTCCGGAATCACAATCTCTCTGCTTTCCATCTTGCTgcgtgctaaaaaaaaaaaaaaaaaaaaaaaaaaatagcagtcAGATTAAAAGAAACAACCACATAATCGTAACTGTCTCACATCTCCTCTCTATATTCACTTGAATACAAAAATATCCACATTTAATGCATTTGATGGTCGATTACCCATTGCTTCAGTGACATGAGCCTCAACACTTGCTCTTCATTTCCATCTGTAAAAGAATCCTGCATCAAGAGGATGAGCCCTAATTTGCATCACACCGGGAGAAAAGCTTGCAGTCAGCAAGAGGACGGCATACAAACTCAAGTGTCCTTCATAGTACCCCAGTGATTCAAAACTTACTTCCTTTCAAATTGTTGCTATTTGAAAAAGTGATTTCTTACCTATATTTCATAGCTGATTTATAGTGGGATCCCGTTGAATACCTGCTCGCCTATTGTCTGACTGATCTGGTGGGATTAGTCCGTTTCCAGACACAGATTGATCGCCCTATGTAAGTTATTTGACTGCAGATAACAGTCTTCCAGATATCATGCTCAGCAGCAGGACTCCGGAGCCACGCTGCTCTCTTCCGTCTCTCCTCCCCCTTTCCCCCACCTCAATGTAAAGAAAAGCCTGCAAAGTCTCGCGTTGCTGCTTGTTTGCCGCGAACGTCGCCATGCAGTCAACTTTCACTAAGCCCGACTTTAACTCGACATAAGATCTTGCTGCTTCGTCCAACGGGAGACGCGCAAACACGGGGTTAAAGAGACGCTGCGAGCCGGCTTTCACTGCACGTTTTGCGGGTCAGATTGTGCTGAAGCTCCCCGGCGGTGTCGGTGCACCGTGCAGCACCGTGCAGCAGCTTCTTTCCACACGAGGGACGAGAGCTGTCCGATCTAGCGTGAAAGCAAGTGGCTAAAAGTGATTTGTTACAACCTGACAAGCGTTTCAGGAACCGTAATGACAGCCGATTCTCACTGTGCAAACACCACGTTTCACCAGCCGGCACGAGGAGAGTGTCTGAGGCAGAATTCTATTGTTTACAGAGGAAAGCTCTTGTGTGATTGTTTTCTGCAGGGTGTCGTCCTGGGTCTTTGTGTTGTGAGCCTGCACAGCGCaggattttcactgaaaaccgTCTCGATCGGACTCTGCGCGCACCGTGCGTAAACATTCCGTGTCTTCTCCACGGACCCGACGTGATTCGTTTTGTTTATATACGATAGTTAGATTACGGCTGACTTACCTCGCCTGTCCCCCTACAGTGCAGCCGTTCCTCCTCCCAACTCCGCTCCGTTCCTAATACATTTTACTACCATCCAACCGGGCCCCGTGACGTCCTTAATACCGACCCGCAGCCATTGGACAGCGGCTCCGGAGGCTGGCTCGTAGCGGGACGGCTAGCTAGAATATTGGTTTAAGAAGCGACGCGTCCGCCCACGAAACCTGATACCGGGCTCATGGGGgggaaaaatgtctgaaataatGTGAAAGGCCGACCCGAATTGCTCCGACATTTACGACTGTGTATGAACCTAGCATAGCTATGACCACAGTTCTCGCATTTTCCATAAACAAACGCAGTGCAATTTTCTTACGTAGGAACTATCGTCCAAAATCTGCACTGTGCAATATTATCACCGACTGTGGTAATGCTCGAACACTCCACAGATAATCACGACTAGTTGCGATTACGGTAAAAGCAGAATAAGCTTTTGTTTTGGAGAAACAAAACATCGCGAAACGCCACTTTTGTTTACTTCGGGTGCATGGCCGCTGCTCACCATCATCGACTGCGTTTCCTGTCCAACATTAACACGTCATACTAAGTCGGGCCTGGGCCACATTTGTCTTTGCCTGACATACACTGGTCGTATTTTGACACCCCcgaaaaaaaaggatatttaGCTCGACATCTCGTCAGGACTTATTGACATATTCTGTGCAGATCgtaaacaatgaaaaccagactGTAATGGCGAGCATGTCCAAAACAGGATGTTTGGTCAAACTACTGAACACCAGTCTTAGCTCGTGTTAACACAGCAACGTTTTCAAGTAAATACTGTAAACTTCGATTGCATTTTGGTTGTTCTATTACACAAAAGTGgactttttttgtctttttgaaaacagcttcccGAGCTGCGCATGCGCGGTGGAGGAGGGTGCGTTCATTATGAAAACGACTATGGCGGATTAGCAGAGCGCTTCTGCAGTGAAGTGGCGACCCAGTCCCACTCATGACACATGCACACGTTtatgcagcacaaacacaaaattctCAGCCAGTTTGCGTCTTGATACTGAAACTAGTGTTGTCAATGGGTTTTATCCACTTCTGGTCAGCGACCGTTATCAATATGTTGCAGACAGAACGTTTACGAAAGCGGAAGAAGAAAGTTATTGTTTACCCAAGAGCAGGTTTTCAATTTACCGGAATACTCACATCATGTGCAAACATCCTGTATTCAACCCAGCGGTGATAATCCACGACGCACATTCAGTGTATCTCTGATAGCATAAAATTAGCATCACGCCAGGAAACCTTCATCGAGTTGCTAATAAACACAACTGCACAATTGCCCCGTATTTATAGCCATAGTTTAGTAAGAACATGAATTCCTCATAGTTATGAACTCACGAGTTGTCAAAATGATCGTTCGAGCTCTGTAAAAGTAGCTCCTAGTCAGCTGGCTGAGCATTAGCTCACGACAATATCCGAGTTCATTCGATATTTAACCTGCTAAGTAATAAATAGCTACTGTACATTAAAGTGTATGCACTATCTTAAATGTGCAACGAAGATGGGTTTAGGTTACATCGTTTTTTTTAACtcgagcattttttttcctcttccgcTAACATGAATATGGTCAACAAATAAGCCTGAGGCGAGTCGCGTCACTGCGCAAAATTCAAAATGGCACATATCACTTTGTGTGCGGTTTATGCGTCATTTCTTACTCAAAGGCAGGTGGTCGGCTCTCCGCCTCCTCTGGACGGCAAACCAAAATGTCTGCTGACGCCATTTTGAACACCTCGTCCCCTCAAACCACTCAGAGCAAAGTAAAGGACGAATAACACAAGCGGAACTTAAAACTTTTCACACATCTGTGTTAATATTGATGTAAAGCCATTTCTGAAAACGGCGAGCATCTCCCTTTTCTTACAATTAAATAGCATGTACATAAACATGGTCGAGACATGTTCCTTCCCAGGAATAGTGGATACATCCCCCTAATACTGACCAAATGGGAGGAGACGAAATAGGAAGTTACCATACTGACTGCAAAGAAACTAAAATGATTACATGTACTGAGCTTACTTATTGTCAATACAGATCCAAAGCACAAgttaaatttaaactttcagTTTGCATTTTTCTGACCCCCTCTTTTGGTGACTTGTTGTATCTGCAGCTCTTCTTTCAGGTGGAAACAGAAAATAGATGTTCTGCTGCATGAGGGGAAATAAAATGCTCTGAATGACGATCAAGAGTCCATATAACATTTCTGTGCCTTGGATTGTAATGATGAAGGTGTAATGGCTCTGAGAGTAAGTGAGGAGGTCCAGGGGTTAATGCATGTGTGAGAATTTACGTTGAGATACGTGTAAGTGGATGTTTAGAGATCCAGGCTGAGTGCTGATTGCAGCAGGTCCTCTGGGAAATAGCATGACGTCCATATCACAGTATTTATAGACTGATCACAAACCTCCGTGTGAACAAAAAAAGAGCTCTTACAGtgtgaaatattgttttaatACTGAGACCAACAAATCGTCCCTGAAGGTCCTCTTAAGGAGACTACTTCATAGACCTTTGTAACACCCTCTGCGGTGAGTGGTCGCCCACGGTAAGGTCAcaggggccgggggggggggggggggggggctttgttTGCCTGGCCGCTCCTGAGCCAGCCCATCCTCCCAAAGGCAAGGGTCACCGCCGTGCCGAGAAAGAGAGCACAGCACTGGATAGTCACTCTTCTTCTGATGTCTCAGGGAAGTCTTCCTGGTTCACCGTGCACACAGACAGgccacagtgtgtgtgggtttatATCAACAGATAAAATATTGATCAGGTTTGTTCTTAGAGTTATTATGAGTTGGGTCAAGAGGTCAAACAAAGGAATGCAGGAGTCTTAATTGCTGCCGTTctgacaaagagagaaaaaaaaaaactcccaccATAAAGCTCAGCAGTGAGAGCTTGAATGACTGGTTTACCACCAAGAAAATCCTTTTCCACATGAGATTATTGTCGGAGGTATACATTTCATTTACCATCTCATCTGGGCAGTAACAACTCTTAAATAAACTCTGGTGGTCAGTGGTTAGGTAATTCACAGTTTGGATTTATGATTAACTCAGTCAAATAAGTCAGTGACAACAAACGGCCTTTATCAGTTCTCATTAGGAGAATGACGTCTCAGGATGCAACTGAAACACGAACAAAGCTGTTGCTAAATGGTGACTGTTACAGTTTTTCATGTCAAGAAAGAACTTCTTTTTCTTACTTGAGATAAGCGGTTCAGGTTTATGGTCCTGCATATGACACAGTTTGGTTTCCCCAATCAGCTTTAACTTCCTTATCAGATTGGAGAACTTTACTATAGTGCGGCTTTACTGGCACATGGTGCTTCGCTTACATCCATCATTAACTGTGGTTTCATCCCAAATTATCCACTATTAGTTTCAACCAGATCTATTCTTTGACAAACCCGCACATCTGCAGTAAAACCAGAACAAGTCTTTGTGAATTTTACCTTCTGGCTTGTAAACGTATATTCAACAGAACTGATCATTTGAACTGATAACAATCAGATTGGAGACCTAAAAAAACCACAGTGAGCTGCATAAGTAGGAGACACTTCATAGACACTTGTAATGAACAAAGCGTTTTCATCTTTATTACCAGTCCAGGGTGAAATCTCAAGTGCTCTGAACTGAAGTATTTTTCTGGCCACATGGCTCCAAGGTCTCCTCGCTGTGGGACACCAAGGCCTCCGACACAGCCACAGTCAGCCGTATGAGCAATATAACAACAGAACAACGCATTGTCATACAAATGAGCTCAATAATGCTGCatcaactacaaaaaaaaaacagtacccGGGGGCCTCTTCCCTGAGTGTGTTCTGATGTTCATCCTTAAAACACAGGCAGCAGGAGCTCAAGGTGAGAAGGGTTAATGAAATCTGTTGACTGTGGGAAGAACATAAAGTAACACCTGCCCTCATTTTTCTAATGATACAAGGACAAAGACGGTTGAATATTAATTACCAAAACAGAGTGATTGAATATTGGCAGTCACACTGTGCAGGTTTGTCTGTGAAAACAGACTCCTGCTGTTTCGTGAATAAAAAACAAGATTTGTAGAGAGCACAAACTATTACACGCAATCAGCTACTATTAACATAATAATCACTGAAATTCTACTTTGatgttaaaaacattttttctctaTCAATTTTGATGACTTGTGGGCTGAGAAGGAGCAAATAACAGTCTGAGAGCGAGGCAGGAAGAAATagaaaaaggggagaaaaacagAGGCAAAGGTCAGTGGGAGCTTTTAGGGGATAAGGCTGAGAGGACAGAGCCTGACAGAAGCAATCAGATGTGTCACACAGCCGTGGCAAAGTGGATGTCAGCACAGCGATGGGGGGCCGCTATAAGCATGTCACAGCCAATCAGGAGGGTCGAATAGGAGCCGGAGAGTGTCTGGGCGGCAGGCAGTGTTTGTGTCGCTCCACGGTGAGCCCATTACAGCTGTTGATCGGCACGATCAAGGCCACAAACCCAAGAGGGGTTTGATAGATTCCACACTCTCCCGAGGTAGAGCATGGTGAATCACATAAAACCGCATGCAAATAAAACTTTGAATGTTCCGACCGGGTGAAAGTTTTGTTTGGATTTCCTCAGAACGGCACTTGGCTTGCTGTCagactgttcttttttttgactCAGCGACTACAAGCCCACTTAACACGTCCATTGCTGTCAGTTTGTTAAACAGATGTTGTGTCACAGATAACGCTGTAGGTATGAACAGTGGTTAGGTCGTCatggtcacacacacagtctgcctTTGTGTGGAAGTGCAGCGCTTCCTCTGGGCCCCTCGCTGCGTCTCAGACGGCACACTGTTCAAGACTTCCCGGGAAGAACTGTTAAGACACGCTGCTTCTACAACACTTATGGTgtcaaaaggagaaaaaaaaaggttataaaTAACACTGTTACCTTTGAATTCTATGAACATGATTAGAAAACATGGTAAATGTCATTCACTCATAATGTGTTCATGAGTGACAGGAAGTGGGAGAGTTCAGCTTCTGAGGCATTAAAATACTCCTGAAGGTTGTCAAACAGGGAAGTTCTAAACAAACGAGCAACTAAATTAGGCGTCATTCAAAACATCATATTTGCATCGACACAAGAGACGATGCACTCTGTAATAAACCAACTTTATAGCAGTGAAATAGTGCAGTAGGATTTCTGGAAAACACGAAAAAGATTATACTGTGAAACACTAAACAGCAGAATTCGACATTTTAAACATAGGATTGTTTAAAACACACTCCAGAAGGTCTGGAATTCACTTGCAGCTGGCATAGCCAGAGAGTTTTCAACAGGATAGCCAAATGTAGACAAATGAGTGCAAGTATGTTGTCCTAACCATATACCAAATCTTCATTATCAGCATCTGAGACCACCTGCTCCACGCATTAGTCATAGTTAGCCTAAAGGATAAGCCAATGAtgtgaaaaagttaaaaataataatacatcgTAAAATGTGCCAACTGTTGAAATAAAACCCTGAGTGCATCTGCACTGAAGCTTCCAGTGTCAATGAGGACACTGCCCTCTTACCCACGGTCTACGGACAAAGCAGAAGCTACTTATGCTGTCATTGCTTGGAGGACATTTATCTTTTCAGGTAAAAAAATACCAAAGAAGAGATAACCTGAAACAgatcaataaatacatttgagtATATTTGAGGTAAAACTATAACACTTACATAGAAGAAACCATTTTACCATATGGAAGAAAACGTATCAAATTCTGAAGTTGTTATACAATCAGATCTGGCAAAATTATGACTGGATGAATGAGAAagacaaacaagacaaaagagcaggcattttcacaagTGGCCTTTTTTGGATCTGGTCTGTTACAGGAGGAACGTTTGGATGATGAAATGTGTCCTATAGTTTAAAGGTAATTTTGTTGCATCCACTTTACttcagtaaaataaaactgGGATTAAATGGCTGAATGCAACAAGAATGGTCGTATCAGCTGATATTTAGCACCTTCAGCTGCATAAAACGAGAGCTGAGAGTGAGCCAAAGCAATGAAGTTGGGGCGGACAGCTTCACCATGACCCACCTTTTTTGTGTTGTCAGTGACTCCACTGTGATTATAAGAACATCgatttcagttgtgttttgggaTGCCAACACTGGAATTCTTAAAAGCTCTTATTTTGGAAATATATGCAGAACATGCACTATTCATAAGCCCCCGCTCTCGTTCGTCATACAGCCAAGCCGAGATAAAGGTTTTACGTGTTCCGTCaatgcagacagactctcatgATGGCCACCGCTGCTTTTAAAATCATCTAAATATGATGACATCCACTCAGGATTAAGCCAATTTTGATACTTTCATGGTATGAATATTACTCTCAATTTGGCAGTTTTGAGTAAGAACATTGCAAGGATCTTGGAAGCACACAGTGACCAACATCAGAGGTTTTTTCCTACTTTTCTAAGTCTGCAatataaaatccttttttttttcttttttgtctcatCAAAATGGGAAGACAACAGAAGGAGATTAAGAAGTCAGTGAAATCAGCAAAGTTGCCAAACAGAAAGTCAAATTAATAGGACTAATGGAGGAGAAGAATTATCTGAAGGCCACAGTCaagcagaggaaggagaagattGAGCTGCTGGAACAAAGAATTGACGACTTGGAGCAGAACTCAAAGATCTCATCTTAACTGGACTGAACACCAAGAACCGCGGCCACACGAGGGCTGCAGCCAAGGTGAGGACCCAGAGCGGGATACTACAGTTATATGACGGAAAACATAACAGTTGAAATACACTCTGTTAAATTTAAGAGTAGACAAACATCCATGGTAAAGCCATGGATGACTACAGGTCTGCAAAAAAGCACgtaaagaacaaaaataaactatataAAAGTTTTTTACAACTCAGAGcaagtgaaagtgaaaaaaactacAAGTTGTATGAGAACAAACTGACGTCTATCATGAGGCAACAGAAGGAGGAACACAATAGTAAATTATTGGAGCAGAGTAAAAATAAGATCCAGAGGACTTGGAAAATAATAAGTAGTATTATTTGTGGAAATCATAATACATGTGaacttccatttttttcatgaatagCTCTAACATGGACAATTAAAGAAATACTGTTGAAGAATTTAATGGCTATTTTGTAGGTGTTGGCCCAGCTGTGTCCACAGACAttgtggtctctggtctggtctgatggATACTAATATAAATTCAATGTTtattcatgaaataaatgaaagtgaagTGATTGAAATGGTAAGAAAACTAAAGAACAAAAGATCAACAGAAATAAAGTCCACTGACAATGTAATTGTTAAAGAAGTCATTCATTATACTGTAAGACCACTAACACTTATATTTCATTTCtcctttcaaaatgttttctttcctaATAATATGAAGCTAGCTGAGGTAATTTCAAAACATAGAAATGGAGACAAGCTTTGCATGACCACCAACACATCAACATGCTTctttctcagcttttttttaaatacaagaGAAACTCTTTGTGAAACAATTGGATTCCTTAATTTGTAAACACAAAATATTAAGTGAAAATCAGCTtggatttagaaaaaaagaactacAACTCGTGCAGTAACACAGATTTCAGAAGAAATTACAAAGGCAAATGAAAACGATAAATGTTGCATTGGTATTGACCTGCAGAAAGCCTTTGATACTACAGATCATAAAATATTACTGAGGAAACTGGAAAAGTGTGGTTGGAGGTTATTTCAAATACAGCAGTTTGTACAAATCAAAGCTAAAGGTCAGAATTTAAGAAACTCGCTGTGGATCACCCCAAGAttctgtgattggtcaaaaATTGGTTCTACTGTATATTAATGACATAAGGGTTAGAGTTAGGATTAGTGTGTTAGTGTTAGATGTGTTGAAATTAGTtatttttgcagatgacactaGTTTGACTCTGAGAAATCTGAAGGAATTATTGAATAATGTTGGAAGGGAAGTGGAAATCCtcaaaatggaaatggaaatccTTTGATAAGAATGAATTCTACCTGAATATTAAATCAAAATTCACGATTTTTggtatacaaaaacaaacaaattgtaaaactgaataaaaaaaaatcttttaaaattgAACAAGTTTTTGTAGCAAAAGTCAATATGACCCATGGTGTCTCCCATTTCATGCCCAAAG
The DNA window shown above is from Salarias fasciatus chromosome 20, fSalaFa1.1, whole genome shotgun sequence and carries:
- the LOC115407632 gene encoding uncharacterized protein LOC115407632, whose translation is MESREIVIPESFPDKLSSLELVTWINKLLKTSFKDVQETSSGACYCQIMDCILPGSVDQNQVKLDAESEEDCKHNFNLLQEAFTKSGITRILPVEDLIKRNVKSSSEVLNWFKAVYAANVKSEECDDVKAQDSSALASPTTRKWDSKAEENGKAMTPKKFPYTEEWKETFAWAERSPIGEHYTYCSCCKNNLSTFFKGPMELKRHMGTNKHKKRAFIYSNLAIQSEISEPLPCSDAAVQFICYHSHAESTNDEQESRRFARYKLGLQYPKDVVSACGNSPYCVYIYGGVSVGQDDTASVILVGFFDVEASSHCVRFVDAVPSVDGAADQTAAAVVEILKKFELSTDNLVAVYLSGNDAASEEICSQLRELNANILALGGLYTIADAAFHAGVEEFSKLAQELMENLHAYHSSSSFKSDNLKALFDSDISQDSMPFNPNASCLTFYPLVTKLLEMWTDLTAHFDSCQKDDDKAKLICSQLKDPKVKATLMFLEQALKPLHSFQKQTQGTSRADMVLLLEEASSLLSTYTSYFLHSQAASRFLKEREAQILKNKKFHLSSGEFNLGGKAVEDLLVKSKAAEALPQLRKEALSFYIAVTGCIAQELPLSDWMLRSIAQLLNPQSRLKVTGKAVEELSAKLGVCRSSSEVEQLKGEFLDYQLAEEGENEEGREHISTEVSLEEHWAAVLKETKPTSMFRRLVLTLLSFPCPPLEAPRFFTQVFKDLKTPLVSESDAVSSSDSDVLSDSSTKDKQALNGLSMKQCKVRLRKLDQSPSELDGLLAHKDVSLNEEPSRGSFGWEVSLRQKPKARTVFQAGANTWGNRLDVKDSKNGLQSQDEVAEESPPSNKNTPTRRRRKHAYLDGKGFPSGELVWGKLKGFSWWPGLVVPWKTKTAPPGMRRVEWFGDGMFSEVYIETLLLYSAFTKCFCKNSFASLPLYKSALFESLELAGERCGKSFSSVEGDKDKELKLMMDWAFGGFLPSGPEGFAPPDSAANVDSAESSCSDYQPPPKKKYALKNRAPVGIIYNKEAILEKIKEKGRTIEDFCLSCGSTEVDVAHPLFEGGLCVKCKENFTETLYRYDDDGYQSYCTVCCAGLEVILCDNVSCSRCFCKDCLNVLLSPGTFDMLKDVDPWSCFMCKPSQCAGNLRLREDWGVKVQDFFANNSAMEFEPHRVYPSIPADRRRPLKVLSLFDGIATGYLVLKDLGFKIERYLASEICDDSIAVGMVKHAGHIEYVNDVRTITRKHLAEWGPFDLLIGGSPCNDLSMVNPLRKGLFEGTGRLFFEFYRILTLLKPKEDEDRPFFWLFENVVFMSANDKSDICRFLECNPILIDAIKVSPAHRARYFWGNLPGMNRPLATSLDDKVLLQDCLESGRTAKFDKVRTITTKSNSIRQGKMGPLPVSMNGKEDYLWCTEMEQVFGFPKHYTDVNNMGRMQRQKVLGRSWSVPVIRHLFAPLKDYFECE